From a single Ornithodoros turicata isolate Travis chromosome 8, ASM3712646v1, whole genome shotgun sequence genomic region:
- the LOC135366804 gene encoding motile sperm domain-containing protein 1-like, with amino-acid sequence MSALGEGQLPVFVFPNAITFCADDQATHKQLLTLYNPYDFPLTFRVLSTCPRKYVVVDPEGTIKSRCCVDIVIRHNAVSASHCGVTDKFRIQIQEQGRRRTVLGRRDVPALLVASAAELAPSAGGQGVEGTEHFEQLPSPQPGNLPLLHAQHYALDARGSRLATSHNVTVMAAAVACFVALMLPTDGERSSSLPKYLHLTVTQKMIAAYILGLVTMVIFRA; translated from the exons ATGTCAGCTCTGGGTGAGGGCCAGCTGCCTGTGTTTGTCTTCCCAAATGCCATCACCTTTTGCGCGGATGACCAGGCTACCCACAAGCAACTGCTCACTCTCTACAACCCGTATGACTTCCCCCTCACTTTCAGAG TATTATCCACGTGTCCACGGAAGTATGTGGTTGTTGATCCTGAGGGGACCATTAAATCGAGGTGTTGCGTCGACAT CGTGATCCGACACAATGCTGTCAGTGCATCTCACTGTGGCGTCACAGACAAGTTCCGTATTCAGATTCAAGAACAAGGCCGCCGCCGCACTGTCTTGGGAAGACGAGATGTGCCCGCATTGCTCGTAGCCAGTGCGGCTGAGCTTGCGCCCTCCGCCGGTGGACAAGGAGTCGAAGGGACCGAGCATTTTGAGCAGCTACCCTCTCCGCAGCCTGGAAACTTGCCCTTACTTCACGCACAGCATTATGCACTGGATGCTAGAG GTAGCCGATTAGCAACAAGCCACAACGTTACTGTTATGGCAGCAGCTGTGGCCTGCTTCGTGGCACTCATGCTACCCACGGATGGAGAGCGAAGCTCTTCTCTGCCTAAGTACCTCCACCTGACTGTCACCCAGAAAATGATTGCTGCATATATTCTTG GACTTGTGACGATGGTCATCTTCAGGGCCTGA